The window TGAGCAAGCGCAGGGATAATATAGACAGTAAAGCTAACTAGAAGTGATCCAACTGTTGAATTTATAGGCCCAAAGAAAGGGAAAACAATGGCCAGAAACCATATAGGAATGACAACAGGCAACCTGGCTGCAGCCCTCTTGCAGAGGCTCTTACAGTCATGCATGCCTATGGCCTTCTCCCATACGAAGTACAAGGGAGTGCAAGCAAATCCAAATGTTATAAACTGCACATTACATAAACACACAACCCTGTCATgttacaatatatatacatatgatgaatAAATTAAAGCAGTTAGTAATTTTAATAACGGTTTAAGTTCTATATATACTAACAGGAATCAAATGAATAGCAGTTAGTAATTTTAATAAGGGTTTAAGTTCTATATATACTAACAGGAATCAAATGAATAGCAGTTAGTAATTTTAAGAAGGGCTTAAATCCTATATACTAACAGGAATCAAATATTTTACTcccctgtttcaatttatgtgaacttattttctttttagtccgtatcaaaatgaatgacctctttcttaatttggaaacatattcactttatgaaatgatttacaaccacacaaatatttaagatttattttgaaccataagtttcaaaagtctccactctttcttaaatgtcgtgtccagtcaaatgagttcaaaaacagagggagtataaggTAATTATAAGTAAATTTCTATGGAAAAGGTTAATTAGAAATCTGATAAAAAAACAATTTACCTACTATCACATGCTAAACACATGTATTAgaagtgtatataacttaaaaaagaactaattaattaatacaaAGCTATAAGTATACACAATTTTTTACATAATTAATCAATGTATTTTAACATGTTTTAGAGGGTAAATTATCCTATTTTTCATGTTCCTAAGTTACTTTTTGCGGATAATTATCATTTAAATAATTCAATACCAGTGTTTAATTATTTTATACGGTCACTATATATAAATTAGACTAGAAAAGTGAGCTAGCAATTGACAAGAAAGACTCTTTTTGGATGAAGTTCCTCGTGCTTTTGTCCTAgtaatagagcaaacaaaataGGAACTACTATTACTAAGAGAATTTCAGGTGAGAGATGTAATAGTAGTAGTAAGAGACATAACGCCGTATGTCAAGCTTATaaattttgaaacataaatagCATTACTTTTAAAGTTCTTCAAAAATGAAAAGTTTTATTACCTTTATGTCATATTTTAAAAAACCTTATACGAAAAAGTCCCCCTAAATTCGGTATTTAACTATATTTGCTTATTCTTTATTATCTCTATTATTTAAAGGATAAACCCCTCTTTATTGTATCTTTATCTTTCTTTAACTAATAAATATTTATCTTTCTCGCTTCTCTCCCTTCTTCAACCAATACacatgaaaaataaatttttgtgcaaaaaattaGGAACGGTTTGTTAATGACGTGGTTTCTTCTGTTGGAATCCAAATGTATAGGGTGCCAGATATGTCAAATAAGTAATCCTGTTAGCCTTTTGTAATTACTTTTAAAATAGTGGGCAGTTATGTTTTTAATCTAGCTACTTTCCTCTTGCTTATCAGGCCCAGTGTGGCCCAAACATTGATTATGTTATTTTTGATCAAGTAAATATAAGATCTTTCAACCAGAGAAAAAATTGTTAGAAAAGAGAAAAATGATAGTATGATGTACCTGATGGATGAGCATGAGGATAACAGCCATATCTCTAAAAGGCGTTCTAGGGAGAAGAGAGAAGGCATTGGAGTGATCAAGTAGCAAGTCCCCAAATGCCCAATACACTGCTGCTGCTGATGGTAGAGTCAGTGTCAACACATACACCGTTGCCCATAAATATATTGCCTTGAACTTTTGTGGTTTCCACATTGCATGCATTACCTCTCTGCATTTTCACAAATTAATTAGTTACTAGTTAGGTGCTCTAATTATAATTTAAATAAGCAGGTAATTCAATTTTGAATATCCAATAGCAATGGTCCTAATTCTTTAAACTGAGATAAGTATTTAGTTTCTTGCAAAATTACTTACAAGCTAATGACTTATCATAGATCTCCATCGGAAAAAAATAACTTACGACCCTCAATTAAATGGATTTACATTTGACCTTAGAGGCAGAGCTAGAATTTCAACTTTATGGGTTCTATATTTTATAGAATGACAACTTGAAGTGTTAATAACTgaattttaaacataattttttGTACACATTTAATGAATTTCTTGACACAATACACTATTTAAGCAAAAGACTACTGAGTTCGGCTGAATTATCTATATCCGAATTTCTAGGTCAACCCTGGTTAAGCATGACCTGGCGGAGCTATAAATTCATAATATACAAGATTTAAAAAATAGTAAAATGTTATGCAATTTTGAGTATCATTATAAACAATACTAGACTGTTCTCTTACTCAAAAGAGATTCAACAATTTATCTATACTAGAAGAAATTCATTTTTACTCTATTTGCGCTGTATAATGATCCGACAAAGGAGAATCAATTAAACCCTTTGCCTCCACGTAGCTCCGCCCAACATATCCAGTTCAGTAAATATCTCATTAAGATCCGAGTCCTTTTCAGCTTCTATTCTcattatttgtttttctttttcattcTCATTGATTGATTCTGCAGGAAAAGCGAAAGTGATCGAAAAAAAGAGCTGTAGCTTTCCAACTTTTATTATTTCATCGTAGCTTTCCAACTTGAAAAGGGTAAAAAGTGTGACTTTTTGCTTCTCATGCCTGAGAAAGGCGCCCTTCTCTGTTCATTGAAAAAAAGATGCTGAAAGTCTACATAAACACATGCCAATTTTACAGTGAAATTTGAATACACAACTATATAAAATAATATATCGTTTTGACAAAAATTGGACATGGTGTCTTAAATCTTAAGATTTGGGGGAATATTTACCTTTTATCGACAAAATGGATAGTTCTCAGAATATGTCGAAACAAGTCAAGGTCAAGTTACTTTCGGAATAAATAACGTTTCAAGAAATTTCTATTGCTACTAATGTTTATTAGTTTATGGATTTATGGTAGTGAGACAAGGGCCTCGTACTTGGAAGCTAAAAACGTTAAAAAGACGTAAGAAGTAAAAATCATGCTTTGTAGTCTTACACAGTAACAGCATGTCCCCCAAATGTGTAGAGAATGTTTGTGGCTCCTGTGAAATATAGCACCAACTTGGTTGGTCCCGAGTGCTTCACTCCCTCCACCtgtaataatattttgttatTTATAAAAAGAAAGGATAAAATCCCCTAATTAAGATGTAATTAAAAAGCTTAGTATTAAATATAATATCCAACCCCAACATAGCGTTATGATTAAAGGTTTACTTGACAGTTCACATTGTGTAGTAGACTAGAATCTTCAAAACTTTGAATTCACATGTTACAACTCACAAATAACAAATTCAAAACTCAAAAGTAGCATTATCTCTCTTTTTCTGTTTCTGCCTCTCAAGAAAATATGTATATGCTCAATTTTCTGATAATGTATGCAACATGTTGAAAGTAGATGCAAATTCAAAATTTAGTGTCAGTGAATTTGTAATTAGTCTGATCTTATTACATACTTACTACATTTAATTTCTATCTTGCATGTATATACATAGTTAAGGCATATTGATGTAAGTAAAAGGTGGATTCTTGAGTAGGTACCTGGCCATGGAGTATTGATGCAACAGTAAGGTACCAAGCAGTGAAAGTGGTCATCAACAATCCAAGGAAAGACCACATTCTATAATTGTGGAAAGAAGGAATGAAGACTGTTGTGGCACAACAAGCACCAAAGATATAAGTCCAAGTTCTCTTGTCCAAATTATCGTTTATGTAATATATATTGCTGCAAGCCAATAAATTACATAAGACATAATATATGAGTAGATATTGCATAATTTGGAAGCAAGGTAAAAAAATTAGAGTGACAAATTAATTTACGAACCTAGCACAAGCAATGAGTTGAATGACTGATCCAAAGAGTAGAAAAGTGCAATTAAACGCCAAACCGACGTTCCTCCAATGCTTTCCCAAGAGCCCATCAAGAACTTCGAACCACTGTAGTGTACACTCTATTATATTTTCATTATAAAATTGAACAAGAAAACTAAAGAATATGAGAAACTTTGGATGATTTATGAAATTAATTACTACCTGAATGACGTGATTGCGGAAATcaactttttctctttcttttcttgttctgtACTCAATATAAAGGATGCTAATGAGATAAGCTGTCCAACTACCCAATAAACCATAGAACAGCTGAAATGAAATTCCAGAAAGCATTCCTAGTTGTGAAAATGAGTATGGCAGCGTCAGTAGAACTTGAGCTACCTGACAAGAGAGGGAAAAAAATACTATAACATACCAACTACAAAACTAAGAATTACCAACAAACAAATTTTACCAAATACCTTACTACAAAACTAAGAATTTTGTTGCTAAACTGTAAATCTATGCTAATCCTATTTAACGAcagattatcaaaaaaaaaaaaaaaaaattcagtacCTGGTTGGAGGCACAGCTAAACCAAGCATCATAAGCAGAGCCACCATGCCAGAAAAAATTTGAGATTTTGGACTTAACGTTATTAGGCTTACCTTCAGTCTCCATCTCTACATAATTTCCAGCTATTACTGTCTCTACTACTTTGTCCGAAGATAATGCCATATCTTCGACCTACCTATTACCTCTCTCACTCTTCTCTTTAATTGAAATATGCACTCTGTTGTTTTGTAGGAGTAGTGATTAAGGTGTTGTATTTTACTGTGGGGTTTACTACTGAAATTTCAAGCAGGTGCCTTAAATGGACTTGAAAGGGAAGCCTAGTGTGGCTATGTCTAACCAATACATGCCATATTTATATTGTGAGAACTGAATATACTAGCaaatgtttctttttttttttttttttttggttttgtgtGTGGTGGGTGGGGCCTTGCCAGATTTCATTCCCTTCCTGTTAAAAGATATTCAATCTCTTTTTAATTTGTTTCATTTTTGGGATTAGCTCCATGGTGGGAAATGATTAGTTTCGATGTTCACCTgcaatttgaataaaagaaaataatcttATGAGATCTTTTGTGTTATTAATTTTTGTTAATCTCTTATTGAAGGATTTTTACTCTCTATATTACTTGGTCCAAGCTTATGACCAAATTAGTCCAGATTATCATATATTACCTTATTTAATCCATTTTTATATAATTTGAAATACTTAGAGAAAAAAACAGTAAATCCTTGATCTGTGGTTATGATTTCCATTTGTTAATTCTTAAAAACTGATTGCTAGTTATATACATAATTATAATTATCATAACACATTTAAACATTGTtgggtgaattaaaatgaaaatattggAAACTCCACTATTGGCGTATTCAAAAGTCTGAAAACTAACAAATTAAATGAGTTTTGTGATTGTTGAAATTTTGGTAAGTTGATGATTGAGGTTCATTTGGGATGTCATTTTAAAATTGTGGTTAAAATTCGAAGCTAGTTGATGAAGATTTGAGCTATTTTGTGATGTTTTTGACCCAATTTGGACGGAGTGTCGTGCTTTGAATTCATATGAGACGAAAAATATCTTTGGTATAATATTTATAGGTTTATTTAACAGTGTAGAAatatgtataaacacctcttatacacaattatacaaggttgatacatttaTTACATTGAATGTATATTGTACGTATCTGGATGTATAAACGATGACACGAAAAAATTGGCTATGCACATATAAACAAAAAATATGACTATATGAGTACAATATATtgggctgtatatttttgaaaaatttcCAAATTAGATCTCATATTCTGAATTTAGTATTTGTCATAAATCATATTATTTTACTGCTAATTTAGAGCCTGCTTGGATTGGCTTATTCAGGTGCTCTTAAGCATTTTTTTAGTGTTTGagtgaaataaaaaaaatgctACTAAATACTTATTGTTAAGCTAagataataattaaaaaaaaaaaacgaaaggcCATAATCTAGAATTCCTAACTTATAACTTTTGACTTATAGTTAGCCATAAGTTATAAGTCCATCCAAAGTCCGAACAATGGCTAAATGTATCAATTGAAATGAAAGATAGTACTTAACTGTAATTACtaataaaaatagattttttttgcCTCGCGCTTGGTTGGAATTTTGATTTCGGTATAATCAATTACAAAATTATTTGTGGTATTATTTTTATGCCACACTCAATTTGGGATAATAATCTGGATATTAACTaacaaaatgacaaaaatgacCTTCTTCAAAGTACTTCTGCCAAAGTCTTTTAAGAAAGCTAAAGTTACGGTTAGAATAAAAGTTTATCCAAGTTAATTTAGTTTAAAACCAAACACGCGCTTGTTTtatattatttcttttttttaagttcAATGAACCAAATATCGATCAATAAAAATATATCcactaagtggtcgtt is drawn from Lycium barbarum isolate Lr01 chromosome 8, ASM1917538v2, whole genome shotgun sequence and contains these coding sequences:
- the LOC132606625 gene encoding auxin transporter-like protein 2; this encodes MALSSDKVVETVIAGNYVEMETEGKPNNVKSKISNFFWHGGSAYDAWFSCASNQVAQVLLTLPYSFSQLGMLSGISFQLFYGLLGSWTAYLISILYIEYRTRKEREKVDFRNHVIQWFEVLDGLLGKHWRNVGLAFNCTFLLFGSVIQLIACASNIYYINDNLDKRTWTYIFGACCATTVFIPSFHNYRMWSFLGLLMTTFTAWYLTVASILHGQVEGVKHSGPTKLVLYFTGATNILYTFGGHAVTVEVMHAMWKPQKFKAIYLWATVYVLTLTLPSAAAVYWAFGDLLLDHSNAFSLLPRTPFRDMAVILMLIHQFITFGFACTPLYFVWEKAIGMHDCKSLCKRAAARLPVVIPIWFLAIVFPFFGPINSTVGSLLVSFTVYIIPALAHMFTFKSAAARENAVEQPPRFVGRWAGTFTINIFVVVWIFIIGFGFGGWASMLNFIHQIDTFGLFTPCYQCPSPKQFPIPPPPYATAPQPAPANFTHP